The Brassica napus cultivar Da-Ae chromosome C7, Da-Ae, whole genome shotgun sequence genome has a segment encoding these proteins:
- the LOC106394564 gene encoding uncharacterized protein LOC106394564 isoform X1: MVIPPNSRGITIGDLGSIVVLIILGLNFRFMCFPEAFYVYRNMIDTNTFINLISLIGLLECFLHDWDFKLPGGSSVKDEEDSLKRTVKETLEKDFWDSVMESMKLEEPDYSCISNLMREVREELCQMVHDSWKVEITESIDLDLLSQLLNSGTLDIDYLGKMLEFALATLRKLSAPANDRENESTHQSLLEEFHRLCQAKDESGSLHAVAIVKGIRFILEQIHVVSTIALFLSLFINISFGKKNNLFVSFVNLTGP, translated from the exons ATGGTGATCCCACCAAACTCGAGAGGTATCACGATCGGAGACCTTGGTTCTATCGTGGTATTAATAATTCTGGGCTTGAATTTTAGGTTTATGTGCTTTCCGGAGGCGTTTTATGTTTACCGCAACATGATCGACACTAATACTTTCATCAACTTGATTTCTCTGATTGGGCTGCTTGAATGTTTCCTGCACGATTGGGATTTCAAGTTACCGGGTGGATCCAGTGTCAAGGATGAAGAGGACAGTCTaaag AGGACGGTAAAGGAGACTTTGGAGAAAGATTTCTGGGATAGTGTGATGGAATCAATGAAACTAGAGGAGCCTGACTATAGCTGCATCTCTAACCTTATGAGAGAAGTGAGGGAAGAGCTTTGCCAGATGGTGCATGATAGCTGGAAAGTGGAAATAACTGAAAGTATTGATCTTGACCTTCTCTCACAG TTGCTTAACTCTGGCACCTTGGATATTGATTACCTTGGAAAGATGCTTGAGTTTGCATTAGCTACTCTTCGGAAACTCTCGGCTCCAGCCAATGACCGTGAGAATGAAAGCACCCACCAGAGTTTACTGGAGGAATTTCACAGGTTGTGTCAAGCTAAAGATGAGTCTGGTAGCCTCCATGCTGTTGCAATTGTCAAGGGGATCCGCTTCATTCTTGAGCAGATTCACGTTGTATCCACTATAGctttatttctctctctcttcatcaACATTAGCTTTGGAAAGAAAAACAATCTTTTCGTTTCCTTTGTCAACTTGACAGGACCTTAA
- the LOC106393521 gene encoding ethylene-responsive transcription factor ERF010-like: MEGGGVAANVAVSGTTTRKRERPYKGIRMRKWGKWVAEIREPNKRSRLWLGSYSTPEAAARAYDTAVFYLRGPTARLNFPELLTGEKFTEEDMSAATIRKKATEVGAQVDALGSAVLDNRHRVFGQDQESCDDSKNFHRNYQNGDGEEHEDDEDEKRLKSGGWLLERVDLNKLPDPESSDEDWESK; encoded by the coding sequence ATGGAGGGCGGCGGAGTAGCAGCTAACGTGGCAGTCTCCGGGACGACCacgaggaagagagagagaccttaCAAGGGTATAAGGATGAGGAAGTGGGGCAAATGGGTTGCGGAGATTCGTGAGCCTAACAAGCGCTCTAGGTTATGGCTCGGCTCTTACTCCACCCCCGAGGCGGCTGCTCGAGCCTACGACACGGCGGTTTTCTACCTCAGAGGACCGACGGCGAGGCTCAACTTCCCGGAGCTTCTTACCGGAGAGAAATTTACCGAGGAGGATATGTCGGCCGCGACGATCAGGAAGAAAGCAACGGAGGTGGGTGCGCAGGTAGACGCTTTGGGCTCGGCGGTGCTAGATAACCGCCACCGTGTTTTTGGTCAGGACCAAGAGAGTTGTGATGATAGCAAGAATTTTCATCGAAATTATCAAAACGGCGATGGAGAAGAACATGAGGACGATGAAGACGAGAAGAGGTTGAAGAGTGGCGGGTGGTTATTGGAACGGGTTGACTTGAATAAACTACCCGACCCGGAGAGCTCCGATGAAGACTGGGAgagcaaataa
- the LOC106391069 gene encoding protein IRX15-LIKE, with amino-acid sequence MKSGGNTNTKLILVHPYIQKQTSSNRLWLLAFVSFFTIAFLLTLLYTTDTIISSKNSSVVSSVVNSAVSNTPTSQLPTSAINALLHYASRSNDSFHMSYGEMKSISDVLRRCAPPCNLLVFGLTHETLLWKSLNHNGRTVYIEENRYYAAYFEEIHPEIEVFDVQYTTKAREARELVSAVKEAARNECRPVQNLLFSDCKLGLNDLPNHVYDLDWDVILVDGPRGDGGDVPGRMSSIFTAAVLARSKKSGGNHKTHVFVHDYYREIERLCGDEFLCRENLVESNDMLAHYVLERMDKNSTHFCRDRKKRSASPSA; translated from the coding sequence atgaaaagcgGAGGGAACACAAACACGAAGCTCATACTTGTTCATCCATACATTCAAAAACAAACAAGCTCAAATCGTCTATGGCTTCTCGCTTTTGTCTCTTTCTTCACCATCGCTTTTCTCCTTACTCTACTCTACACCACCGACACCATCATCTCCTCCAAAAACAGCTCCGTCGTCTCCTCCGTCGTCAATTCAGCCGTCTCCAACACTCCCACCTCTCAGTTGCCAACGAGCGCCATCAATGCTCTGCTCCACTACGCGTCGAGATCTAACGACAGCTTCCACATGTCATACGGAGAGATGAAATCGATCTCCGACGTCCTCCGCCGCTGCGCTCCGCCGTGCAATCTCCTCGTTTTCGGCCTAACTCACGAAACACTCCTCTGGAAATCGCTGAACCACAACGGACGGACCGTGTACATCGAAGAGAACCGTTACTACGCGGCTTACTTCGAAGAAATCCACCCGGAGATCGAAGTGTTCGACGTTCAGTACACGACGAAGGCTCGCGAGGCGCGTGAGCTCGTGTCGGCGGTCAAAGAGGCGGCGAGGAACGAGTGTCGTCCCGTGCAGAATCTTCTCTTCTCCGACTGCAAACTCGGTCTCAACGACTTGCCGAACCACGTCTACGATCTTGACTGGGATGTGATCTTAGTCGATGGACCACGCGGCGACGGTGGTGATGTGCCGGGAAGGATGTCGTCGATCTTCACGGCGGCGGTTCTTGCCCGGAGCAAAAAATCCGGAGGGAATCACAAGACGCATGTGTTCGTTCACGACTATTACAGAGAGATCGAGAGACTTTGTGGCGATGAGTTTCTTTGTCGGGAGAATCTTGTGGAATCTAACGACATGCTTGCGCACTACGTTTTGGAGAGGATGGATAAAAACAGCACGCACTTCTGTCGTGATCGTAAGAAACGCTCTGCTTCTCCTTCGGCTTGA
- the LOC106394564 gene encoding uncharacterized protein LOC106394564 isoform X2 has protein sequence MVIPPNSRGITIGDLGSIVVLIILGLNFRFMCFPEAFYVYRNMIDTNTFINLISLIGLLECFLHDWDFKLPGGSSVKDEEDSLKRTVKETLEKDFWDSVMESMKLEEPDYSCISNLMREVREELCQMVHDSWKVEITESIDLDLLSQLLNSGTLDIDYLGKMLEFALATLRKLSAPANDRENESTHQSLLEEFHRLCQAKDESGSLHAVAIVKGIRFILEQIHDLK, from the exons ATGGTGATCCCACCAAACTCGAGAGGTATCACGATCGGAGACCTTGGTTCTATCGTGGTATTAATAATTCTGGGCTTGAATTTTAGGTTTATGTGCTTTCCGGAGGCGTTTTATGTTTACCGCAACATGATCGACACTAATACTTTCATCAACTTGATTTCTCTGATTGGGCTGCTTGAATGTTTCCTGCACGATTGGGATTTCAAGTTACCGGGTGGATCCAGTGTCAAGGATGAAGAGGACAGTCTaaag AGGACGGTAAAGGAGACTTTGGAGAAAGATTTCTGGGATAGTGTGATGGAATCAATGAAACTAGAGGAGCCTGACTATAGCTGCATCTCTAACCTTATGAGAGAAGTGAGGGAAGAGCTTTGCCAGATGGTGCATGATAGCTGGAAAGTGGAAATAACTGAAAGTATTGATCTTGACCTTCTCTCACAG TTGCTTAACTCTGGCACCTTGGATATTGATTACCTTGGAAAGATGCTTGAGTTTGCATTAGCTACTCTTCGGAAACTCTCGGCTCCAGCCAATGACCGTGAGAATGAAAGCACCCACCAGAGTTTACTGGAGGAATTTCACAGGTTGTGTCAAGCTAAAGATGAGTCTGGTAGCCTCCATGCTGTTGCAATTGTCAAGGGGATCCGCTTCATTCTTGAGCAGATTCAC GACCTTAAGTGA
- the LOC106390466 gene encoding probable inactive receptor kinase At5g67200: protein MSVKLFLFFLLHVSAGFSSSEPNYFNSLLPSDAVALLSFKSTADLDNKLLYSLTERYDYCQWRGVKCAQGRVVRLVLSGVGLRGYFSSATLSRLDQLRVLSLENNSLFGPVPDLSPLVNLKSLFLSRNEFNGAFPPSILSLHRLMILSLSHNNFTGQIPSGITALGRLTSLNLEFNRFNGTLPSLNQSFLTSFNVSVNNLTGVIPATPTLSRFEASSFKSNPGLCGEIINRACASSRSPFFGSSNKTTSSSSSSQAPLGQSAQAQNGGAVVISPVVSKKKGKENGLVLGFTVGLASLIVLGLCLVVFSLVIKKQNDNEIYEPSQKGDASSSSHQHQNQALSTRAVPVLNPNSNSSSVEKLQFRAAATEPQSRVPNSGNLIFCGGGEGGETSQGMYTLEQLMRASAELLGRGSVGITYKAVFDNQLIVTVKRLDAAKTAVTSEEAFENHMEIVGGLRHQNLVPIRAYFQSNGERLIIYDYQPNGSLFNLIHGSRSSRAKPLHWTSCLKIAEDVAQGLYYIHQTSSALVHGNLKSTNILLGHDFEACLTDYCLSVLTDSSSSNDDDPNSSSYKAPEIRKSSRRPTSKCDVYSFGVLIFELLTGKNASRHPFMAPHDMLDWVRAMREEEEGAEDNRLGMMTETACLCRVTSPEQRPTMRQVIKMIQEIKESVMAEENDPFQ from the exons atgtcagtgaagctttttctcttcttcctcctccatgTCTCCGCCGGATTCTCATCATCGGAGCCGAACTACTTCAACTCCTTGCTTCCTTCCGACGCAGTTGCTTTACTCTCTTTCAAATCCACCGCCGATCTCGACAACAAGCTCCTGTATTCCCTCACCGAGCGTTACGACTACTGCCAATGGCGCGGCGTCAAATGCGCACAGGGGCGCGTCGTTCGCCTTGTTCTCTCCGGCGTCGGACTCCGTGGCTACTTCTCCTCCGCGACTCTCAGCCGTCTCGACCAGCTCCGAGTTCTGAGTCTCGAGAACAACTCCCTCTTTGGCCCGGTTCCTGATCTCTCCCCCCTCGTTAACCTGAAGTCTCTCTTCCTCAGCCGGAACGAGTTCAACGGAGCGTTCCCTCCTTCGATTCTCTCCCTTCACCGGTTaatgattctctctctctcccacaACAACTTCACCGGTCAGATTCCGTCTGGGATAACCGCTCTCGGCCGGTTAACTTCATTAAATCTCGAGTTTAACCGCTTTAACGGCACGCTCCCGTCGCTTAACCAGTCGTTCCTGACTTCCTTCAACGTCTCCGTTAACAACTTAACGGGAGTCATCCCCGCTACACCGACTCTGTCTCGATTCGAAGCGTCGTCGTTTAAGTCCAACCCAGGGCTATGCGGGGAGATCATCAACCGAGCGTGCGCTTCTTCACGCTCGCCCTTCTTCGGGTCGAGTAacaaaacgacgtcgtcttcttcctcgtcgCAAGCTCCGTTGGGGCAAAGCGCGCAGGCGCAGAACGGAGGAGCGGTGGTTATCTCTCCGGTTGTTTCAAAGAAGAAAGGTAAAGAGAATGGGTTGGTTCTGGGGTTCACCGTCGGTCTCGCGTCGCTTATCGTCCTCGGTCTCTGCCTCGTCGTCTTCTCTCTCGTGATAAAGAAACAGAACGATAACGAGATTTACGAACCGAGTCAAAAAGGAGACGCGTCATCCTCCTCTCACCAGCACCAGAATCAAGCTCTAAGCACAAGAGCCGTTCCAGTTTTGAATCCGAACTCAAACTCAAGCTCCGTGGAGAAGCTTCAGTTTCGAGCCGCCGCCACGGAGCCGCAAAGCCGAGTCCCAAACAGCGGGAATCTGATCTTCTGCGGCGGCGGGGAAGGAGGGGAGACGAGTCAAGGGATGTACACTCTGGAGCAGCTGATGCGAGCTTCGGCGGAGCTTTTGGGGAGAGGATCGGTAGGGATTACGTACAAGGCGGTGTTTGATAACCAGCTCATCGTGACGGTGAAGAGACTAGACGCGGCTAAAACGGCGGTGACGAGCGAAGAGGCGTTCGAGAATCACATGGAGATTGTTGGTGGACTCAGGCACCAGAATCTCGTTCCGATTAGAGCTTACTTTCAGTCAAACGGAGAGAGACTCATCATCTACGATTACCAACCCAATGGCAGCCTCTTCAATCTCATTCACG GTTCAAGATCCTCAAGAGCAAAGCCATTACATTGGACATCATGTTTAAAGATTGCAGAAGATGTTGCTCAAGGCTTATATTACATTCACCAAACATCGTCAGCATTAGTCCATGGAAACCTTAAATCAACTAACATCCTCCTCGGACATGACTTCGAAGCTTGTTTAACTGATTACTGCCTCAGCGTCTTAACAGATTCCTCTTCTTCTAATGATGATGATCCCAACTCTTCCTCTTACAAAGCCCCTGAGATCAGAAAATCATCTCGTAGACCAACTTCCAAATGCGACGTCTACTCGTTCGGTGTCTTGATCTTTGAGCTTTTGACCGGTAAGAACGCGTCCAGGCATCCGTTTATGGCGCCTCATGATATGCTTGATTGGGTTAGAGCAatgagagaagaagaggaaggagcaGAGGATAATAGGCTTGGGATGATGACTGAAACAGCTTGTCTTTGCCGTGTGACGTCGCCCGAGCAAAGACCGACGATGAGACAAGTGATCAAGATGATTCAGGAGATTAAGGAGAGTGTTATGGCGGAAGAGAACGATCCTTTCCAGTGA